The sequence GTGCAGCCAAGCTTTGACCTTTTGCAGGGCCTGCCAGTCGGGGCGTCGTGCGAGCCCGTCAGCGATGGAGGAGTCCAGTTCTTCGCCGATCTCAGGCGCCATCACGCGCATGCGCTGCACCAGCTCAATGTGCTCCCGCACGCCTTTCACGTTGTTCTCGAGCATCGCCAGGCTCAGGTTGATCCGGGCCTGGGGGTCCTGGGGGTTGAGCTTGACGGCCATCCGCGCTGAGCGCAGGGCTGTCTGCGCTTGGTTGTCCAGCAGTTGGAGCCAGGCCAGACAGGTCCAGCCCGCCGAAAGCCGGGGATCCTGTTGGGTGATCTGCAGGAAGCTGGCAATCACCTCAGACAGCGGAGCGCCCTCGTTGTAGCTCTTCAGGGCCTGCTCAAATTGCGAGGGCGCGTCAGTGGCGGTCATGGCGGAGGGCGTGCCGTTTCGTCAGCTCAGATTCGCACCCGAGGGGGATCAGACGGCGAAGGAGCTGCCGCAGCCGCAGGTTTGGGTGGCGTTGGGGTTCGTGAAGTTGAAACCGCCGCCGATCAGGGCCGAAGAGAAGTCCAGCTGCATCCCGTAGATGTAGAGGAGGCTCTTGGGGTCGCTCACCACGGTGAAGCTGGGGGCGCCGCTGGGCTCGTAGATGTAGCGCTCATCGTCCTCGCGGATCTCGCTGCCATCGATGAAGTCCATCGTGTAGCTCATGCCGCTGCAGCCGCCGGAGCGCACACCCACCCGCAGGACCTTTCCCTCCCCTTGGGCCGGCAGCAGGGTGGCCAGCTGCTTCATGGCTGGCTCGGTGATCTGGATCCCCTTGCCGTCCCTGCCGGTGTGGGTCGCGACTGGAGTGACGGTCTCGCTGGTCATCGGGGCCATGGCCTGTATCCCCACTGTATGGAGACCCTTCGCCCCCTGCCGTGTCGCCCTTCTCCATAGAGTCACCCCATTCGCGGGAGAACAAGGGTGCGGGTCGCCATCGTGGGTGCGGGTCTGGCCGGATTGGCGGCGGCGGTGGATCTGGTGGATGCCGGCCACCAAGTCGACCTCTATGAGGCGCGCCCATTTATGGGCGGCAAGGTCGGTAGCTGGGTGGATGACGGCGGGAACCACATCGAGATGGGCCTGCACGTCTTCTTCTTTAACTACGCCAATCTCTTCGCCCTGCTTCGCAAGGTCGGAGCGATCGACAACCTTCTGCCTAAAGATCACACCCACCTGTTTGTGAATGCGGGTGGGGATCTGCGGGAGCTGGATTTCCGCTTTGCCCTGGGCGCTCCCTTCAATGGCCTGAAGGCCTTTTTCACCACGCCGCAGCTCGATTGGCTCGATAAGTTGCGCAATGCCCTGGCCCTGG is a genomic window of Synechococcus sp. A10-1-5-1 containing:
- a CDS encoding iron-sulfur cluster assembly accessory protein, whose amino-acid sequence is MTSETVTPVATHTGRDGKGIQITEPAMKQLATLLPAQGEGKVLRVGVRSGGCSGMSYTMDFIDGSEIREDDERYIYEPSGAPSFTVVSDPKSLLYIYGMQLDFSSALIGGGFNFTNPNATQTCGCGSSFAV